Proteins encoded in a region of the Pirellulales bacterium genome:
- a CDS encoding addiction module protein, whose amino-acid sequence MSDYDSILSAAFNMAIADRLRLIDELAASVPDDQPPTLSKQWLAEIERRSAEIDSGKVTPQPWSDVRQQLFSQVGLKRAD is encoded by the coding sequence ATGTCCGACTACGATTCCATCCTGTCCGCTGCGTTCAACATGGCCATTGCCGACCGGTTGCGGCTAATTGACGAATTGGCCGCCAGCGTGCCGGACGATCAACCTCCCACGCTCTCCAAGCAATGGCTGGCCGAAATCGAACGCCGCTCCGCGGAAATCGATTCCGGCAAAGTCACACCGCAACCCTGGTCCGATGTCCGCCAGCAACTCTTTTCGCAAGTGGGCCTGAAACGTGCGGATTGA
- a CDS encoding endonuclease domain-containing protein, translating to MNKSLPRAKKLRRSLTDTERFVWSRMRGRRFAQFKFRRQVPLGEYIVDFVCFKQRLIIELDGGQHSVQQSYDAQRTCWLESQGFAVLRFWNHDVLQDWDTVAEVIWQKLQTEPPATSSRRTPHPRPLSHKGRGEKKRN from the coding sequence ATGAACAAATCGCTCCCACGTGCCAAAAAACTACGCCGTTCGCTCACCGACACAGAGCGATTCGTTTGGTCGCGCATGCGCGGCCGCCGGTTTGCTCAATTCAAATTTCGCCGACAAGTGCCGCTGGGCGAATACATTGTCGATTTCGTCTGCTTCAAACAACGGCTGATTATCGAACTCGATGGCGGGCAACACAGCGTGCAGCAATCGTACGATGCCCAGCGGACATGCTGGCTGGAATCGCAAGGGTTTGCGGTCCTGCGATTTTGGAATCACGACGTGCTGCAAGATTGGGACACCGTGGCCGAGGTAATTTGGCAGAAGTTGCAGACCGAACCGCCAGCCACTTCTTCACGAAGAACCCCTCACCCCCGACCCCTCTCCCACAAGGGGCGAGGGGAGAAAAAACGAAACTAA
- a CDS encoding type II toxin-antitoxin system RelE/ParE family toxin encodes MFDVILSPEATAFYAAAQLPLAKKLARCFAQLERDPRRHNNIKRLTGKFAGYLRYRIGDWRVIYRIDDSTTRVFVLSIAHRREVYE; translated from the coding sequence ATGTTTGATGTCATCCTGTCGCCCGAAGCCACGGCGTTTTATGCCGCGGCCCAACTCCCCTTGGCGAAGAAATTGGCCCGCTGCTTTGCGCAACTGGAGCGTGATCCTCGTCGACACAACAACATCAAGCGGTTGACTGGAAAGTTTGCCGGTTACCTACGGTATCGTATCGGCGATTGGCGAGTGATCTATCGGATCGACGACAGTACAACTCGGGTATTCGTGCTGTCGATTGCACATCGGCGTGAAGTTTACGAATAG
- a CDS encoding type II toxin-antitoxin system RelE/ParE family toxin, whose translation MRIDFHPAATEELTHSADWYQQRSQTAAQRFAVAIDEAISKIAAVPDRFLAVDSRHRACSVRDFPFQIVFRQEGDRIYVIAIAHAKRRSDYWRSRK comes from the coding sequence GTGCGGATTGATTTTCATCCCGCGGCCACGGAAGAATTGACCCATTCGGCTGATTGGTATCAACAGCGCAGCCAAACGGCAGCCCAGCGATTCGCGGTCGCCATCGACGAGGCCATTTCAAAGATTGCCGCCGTCCCCGACCGATTTCTGGCGGTCGATTCACGCCACCGCGCATGCAGCGTGCGTGATTTTCCGTTTCAAATTGTATTCCGACAAGAAGGCGATCGAATTTATGTGATCGCCATCGCCCATGCCAAGCGCCGGTCTGATTATTGGAGATCTCGCAAGTGA